DNA sequence from the Pseudophryne corroboree isolate aPseCor3 chromosome 6, aPseCor3.hap2, whole genome shotgun sequence genome:
AAACAGTCTTTTTTATCAGCCTATATTAATATACAATGCATAGTCTAGAGAACATATAATTGCAAAGAATAGCACTCAAGCGTAATATGGACCAGACTTATCAATGCCCCATAGGTTCTctcttttctttagcccaggtaagacgtttCTGGCATTGTTTActattcaggagcggcttgacaaaaggaatacaacatttgaagcccatatccaggatccgtctgtgtgtggtggctcttgatgcactaactccagcctcagtccactccttgtgaagctccgccGCACTATTGAATGACCTTTTCCTGACAAGACAAAAAGAACtgttctgttgctcagtggtccaaagtcttcTTTTCTTATGAGAGCAAATTTTACATCTCATTTGGAAACAGAGATGTAAAATTGTAACAACAGAGATGTAAAATCCCAGagtttccttcagcagacaagctttatgtagATGCtgtcttcattttccagcaggacatgCCACCTGCCCGCACTGACAAAAGTAACAAAACCTGGTTGTATgactgtgggattactgtgctggattggccagcaaactcgcctgacctgaaccccatagagaatctatggggcattgccaagagaaagatgagagacatgagaccaaacaatacagaagagctgaaggccgctattgaagcatcctggtcttccataacacctcagcagtgccacaggcacagaatccatgccacgccgcattgaggcagtaattcctgcaaatggggcccaaaccaagtactgagtacatatgcatgattataattttccgagggctgacatttctgtatttaaaatcctttttttattgactttatgtaatattctaattttctgagattttagatttggggttttcttaagctgtaagccgcaATAAtcaaaaggcttgaaatatctcacttttcatgtaatgagtctatataatatattagtttcaccttttatgttgaattactgaaataaatgaacttttgcacgatattctaattctcTGAGTTTTACCTGTACTATCTTTTTACTTACTGTATGTGGTCAGTTAAGCAAACGGGGCTTTTTTGGATTGTTTTGTGATTGCACTGTTGCGTAATTAAGGAACTTGGGGGTTATTCTGTTTTTTTAGCAAACCCAAATAAGTaaaaaattgggcaaaaccatgttgcactgcaggtggggcagatcaaatatgtgcatagagatttagatttgggtgggttatattgtttctgtgcagggtaaatactggctgctttatttctgcaCTGCagattagatttcagttttaacacatgctacccaaatctaattctctctgcacatgttacatctgccccccccccccctgcagtgcacatggctttgcccattagtgtgcttatttggtttgctaacaaatctgaataaggggtggtagtcatgtgaccgccggtcggctgaccgacagtcacatgacctcctccgtgagcccgacggctcactatcccgatggtcggcatgccgaccaacagggactatttccactcttgggtgtccacgacacccatagagtgggaatagaaccagtggcgaccgcaggtcgccaccgagcccgcagcgtggtgagcgcagcgagcccgcaaggggcttgctgcactcgcccctccccgccgggatcccggcgtcggtatgctgccaggatcccggcgtcggtaaggtgaccggcggtcaggagaccgccagtcacccgtactacacccctgaaTAAGGCCCTGTCAGTCAATATGTAATTTGTTGATGACAAACAGAACTTTTTGAAATGTACATTTGacattttttactgatctttttgtTACCTGTAATAAGTTACATAATAATATTAGAAAAATGAGACCCAAATTGATTATTGCAAAATATAATATTTATGTACTGTTATTGTTATAGTCCTTATTCTTTAATAAATTTACTATAATGGCTCTAATTTCCTTACTCCTCAAGCTGTAAATGAATGGATTAAACAAGGGAGTTAGTACAATGTACAAAAGGGAGATAAACTTGTTTACAGTCAAAGATCGTCCGCTAGCTGGAACCAAGTAAATAGTGATCAAGGTTCCATAGAATACAGTCACAACGGAGAGGTGGGAGCTGCAAGTGGAGAAGGTTTTCTTTCTACCAGTGGTTGAGGAGATCCCTAGAATAGTTATGAATACACAGATGTAACTAATAAAAATTAAGATAAATGGAATGACGATTATTGGGATAGCAAGAATAAAGAACGTCAGCTGTAGGGCATGAGCATAAGAACATGTCAGTTCAATAAAAGGTACAGCATCACAGAAAAAATGGTCAATGACGTTGGATCCACAGAACTCAAGTTGACACAGAAAGTTAAGAGTAATCTGAGTGAGCAGAAAGCCAAAGGCCCAGCAATATATTACCAGGAATTGTTGTAGTTTGATGTTCATGATGGTGGTATAATGCAGAGGGTGGCATATGGCCAGGTATCGGTCATATGACATGACTGCGAGGAGATGACATTCTGTACACCCTGTAACACAATAGATATAAGTCTGTGTTATACAACCTATGATAGAGATGGTGGCTCCTTCCAACCATATGACACGTAGCATGTTAGGAATGATAATAGTCAAGACCACAATTTCACTGCATGACAATTGCTGGAGGAAGAAATACATGGGAGAATGAAGCTGCTGCCTGGTGGACACCAATACGATGATCATAGAATTTATCATGAGTGTCAATATGTAAATAATCAGTATCATTAGAAATAAAACGATGGCATTGTAACCCTTTATTTGTGGAAATCCCAGTAGTAAGAATTCATGGACTGCTGTGTAGTTCTCCAAAATCATTCTGCGTGCTTTTGAAAACTAATAATTTAGAAGTCATTTAGAAACTAATATATTCAGTGTAGGATATGATATTAATGTCACATACTTGGGACATGTTTGCTCTCATTTCCTCCAAGTGATTGATTTCTTTACTGTTGACTTCATATATAATACATGAAGCGTATTTCTGTTTGTATGGCTGAAAAACACACATACTCAGGATATGATCAATGACTGTGAGCAAATTATTACAGCAGGAGCAGCATCTGCAAACTAGAAGCTCCCCTGGATGGGCAGGGATGCAGAATGTTCCCCTCACCccagaatacaccccacccaaatctacatcttTCTGGACACATTACATCTGctcagtggtgcaagcagaaattttttctttgtggtaatgatagtaaaaatgggtgtggtaatatggcattagggggcatggtcacacaaattTAGGGGAGTGGCTAGATgataataggggcatggccactttATGCAACACACCCTAATGCCCCTTACATGTTATGCCAAaccccataatgcctattacacattattccacacacgtaatgccgattacacattatgccacacacgtaatgcccattacacattatgccacaaactgtaatgcccattacacactatgccacataccataatgcttgTTACACATTATCCCATACATGTAATgcttattagacattatgccacacaccgtaatgcccattacacattatgccacacactataatgcccattacacattatgccagacaccataataaCCATTAAACATTTTGCCATGCAATGTAAtgtcttacatattataccacacaccataatggccattacatattatgccacacacagttatgccactgacaccattttacagtATGtcccacacaaaaatgccccttataaatgatgCCCAATATTTGGGCTGGTGGTACtgggtaccaccaccatatttcttaatggtactcctttTTCTAAGTGTAATCTCTGGAATTTATTAATCACAAATCCCGGCAGTGTTggagctattcgtattgagatatgaCCACaaaaatatgaatcaatagaccatcgatcaaatgcggctgttattttatacaacacagtaatttactgagaatttgtattctcaatcagtgccgacaatagccaaacactgccgggaaagcatggaaTTCATACAGAAATGGAGTTatcaaacagacctgctttttgctggcgtgttcagatagtcatgcacggataagtgagatccgtgcatgcttctttgTGTAAAATTGTCTAAAAAGAGTTAGAAAGCCCCCCAAAAATTGTGAGggggcccccctcctaagcataaccagccttgggctctttgagctgatcctTGTTGTTAAAATACCTGGGAAAAATTGCGTACGGTTCCCCAGaatttttaccaccagcaccgggctcttggtctggtactggttccaaaaatacgggggacaaaatatgtaggggcCCTCTGTATTTCTAAATCCAgctccaggctccactagccaagaagataatgccacagccagggttcACAttaatgtaggtccctgcggccgtggcattacccatcccccccaactagtcacccgttGCCGGGGTTACCTGGGGAagggaggaccccttaaatcaaggggccccccaTCTGGCacaaaagggccaggggtgaagcctgaggctattcccccccatccgtgggtggtggatggagggctgatatccattaaaattgtgtaaaaatagaatattgtcttttgctgtggaactacaagtttcagcaatcctcccccacatgctggtacttggagaaccacaagtaccaacatgcacggAATTAATGGGCCCACTGgttcctgtagttccacaacaaaacaaatacccaaaaaaaccacaacacactGTGATAGCAAAATgtaattaaaacacacttacacactcatacatacttacctacatcccatgccaccTTTCATGTACACTTCTccttgtagaatccaatagggtacctgttaaaaaaaatatatataaataataaaaaaaaatccagtgtagatcgggtctcttctttccctgtaggcatccctgggttaaaaaaaaaatcccgtTCCACATCACtagaggggatccatgtttacacatagatCCCCTTTCCCCTAATgctgggaccccccatgactgctgtcactagaagacctggcagccaatcagggagtgtaacgtcatagcgctctcctgattggctgtgcgcttctggcctgtcaatcaggtggagcacactggctataatggaggatcactGTCCTCCATTATTGTTTATGGTGGGAAAATTGGAGCCTGCGGCTAAcgacaaggttaattgaggtcaatcttgtgggtgacctcaaatAACCTTGTGGTTAGCTACAGAACTATTATAGCCGTAgcgctctgcctcattgacaggccaGAAGCACACAGTCAATAAGGAGAGCGCTATGACATGGGACTACCTGTTTGGCTGCCTAGTCCTCTAGTGACAAGAGTCACgggggtcctctagtgacaggagtcacgggggtcccggcattAGGGAAAGGACTTTAGTATGTTGGTTTGGTattttcagtcttttttttttaacccatggatGCCTACAGGGACAGAAGAGGTCTGATCTACaaaggataataggtgagtattttgtatTTTTTCATTGCAGGTACCCCaatggattctactagacaaggggaccgatgggctctgtgggacactaggtaagtccagtatgtgtgagtgtgtaattgtgcatgtatgtgtaaataaacttgtattttcacggtgtgtgtgtgttgtggttttttatttttatttctttttttgtggaATTTACAGGTACTAGCAGACCCATTATGTCCTCacctgctggtacttgttgttctccaagtaccagcatgcagggaaggcTTGCTCAGACTtgaagttccacaacaaaagacaatattctatttttacacaatttttggctatcagccctccatccaccaACCATGGATGGGGTGACAGCCTTGGGCTGCACCCCTATCTCTTGGGTGTCTGGagaggaggaccccttgatttcaggtgtcaccactcccccagggaaccgcgGCCAGGGGTGACTGTTTGGGGGGGTAATGCAATgactgcagggacctacataattgtgtcccccagctgtggcattatgtccctggctagtggagcccagtgctggttttaaatatacgagggacccctacgtcttttttaCCCagtattttggaaccaggactggaccaagagtccggtgctggttgcatAAATACTGGGTACCCCTACACAATTCtccccccagtattttaacaaccaggactggttcAAAGAGCTTGTGGCTGGTtgcgcttaggaggggggaccctcggATCTCACTGATTTGGACGGGCTTTGTTGTGTTGTGTCTGGCAGTATTTTACTATTTTCTCCTGTAAAACACTCCCAGCAATACAAATTACACCGATATAGGTGAATTATAATTGAAAATCACAGTAGTTTAGAAAATTActgttttttctcaaaaagttgcaaagtcgcactgctgattatgaatgttagtaaatttaccacatagAGTTTGACGGcaaataaccacttggcccatctagtccgtCTAAGTTGGAGAAATTAAATGAGAAaattgtatataaaaaataattttgataaataaaaatgtgaaaattggcatgtgcatatgtattcaccccctttgctatgaaaccCCTCAAAAGTTCAGGTGCAACCAATAAccttcacataattagtgaaataaagTCCAACTGTGTGCAATCTGGGTGTCTATGAtccgtcagtataaacacacctttactGAAACCTtttaatcctttaggcaatctcaaacctttttgaaccttagttatttgtaaggatattactACCAACTCTGACAGGAGTCTTTTCCCTTTATCCAATACCcttcctgtgaagtaatttttccttaaatttcccctgaacctacatccctccagtttcagtgcatgtcctcgtgttctaatacttctctttctttgacgaatgtctccctcctgtaccttgataaaacccttgatatatttgaaagtttctatcacatccccctttcccttctctgctccaaactatacatattaagatcttttagtcattccaggtaagttgtgtgatgtcggccatgcaccattttagttgcccttctttgtccactttctaatgtattaatatccttctgaagatatggcctccagaattagaCCCCTTCCAGATGAgatcgtaccaatgacctatacattggCATTACTACTTCTttcttcctgctactgattcctctccctgtgcAGCTAAGCACCTGACtatccttcctcattgctttgttacattgcttacctgcctttgtcacctgaaatagggactcctagatcccattcctcctcagtagtttccagtatagtgccattaatactataattagcctttttatttttgagacccaagtgcatgattttgcattttttagaatTACCATACCACATATTAATTTAACTCCCATGGCTTTATGCTGAGAATGAGTGTATTTACAATGCAAACTATAGCTTGTGGGAAAGAGGAGCTTGCCACTCGTTAATATACATTGCAAAGGACAATTGTATTGTACATAAAGTTAATGCTGGTCATTTAACCAATGTTACATATTATTAATCTTACCACACCCCACAATACAGAGATAGTTTCCCACTTTATAGAAATAACAATATTTAAAATTTAAAGTAATGTACAAGAAATTATTTTATAACtgattttatataattttattttattttaattataacccaatcttttttaaaatattaattacattatttttttttctatattaactttatcccatttttttaaatattaattacaTTAATTTTATTCTGTATTCATTTTAACCCGTAATAAGATATTAGTGGCAAATAGAAGAATAACATTTTTTATCAGCTGACATTTTTACCCTGTAATGTAATATACATTGTGTAGTTAGCCAAAATAACAAATATAAAAcgactccccccttcccccctacgTGCTGTTAATCTACATGAAGCAATAGGGCATAACTCTACTTGACTcactaaataataaaaaataatgactTTAATCGTTAATGATTAGTCATATATATGAGTGCTGGGTTTGCTTTTTGTATAtattagagtgatgtggtcatgggctacatgcaccccaccctatgagtgataagtgcatttgtgtaccccgcttctggggtggcgagtgccgaGATtatgtgcaccccaccctatgagtggtgagagcacttgtgtgccccgcttctggggtggcaagtgctgtggttttatatttgtgtgtaaatctgcaTAATGGATATATCGCTGTCCGTAATGAAACTCTACTGCCAGCTGCATTTAAAGTGTCCAGCCTTTCGTAATTATCATCAGCACAGtttgtattgggggtcattccgagttgatcgctagctgcccatgttcgtagcacagcgatcaggctaaaaatcggcacttctgcgcaagtgtttgcggctcaatgcgcacgcacgacgtactttcacaaaagccgatgcagtttcacacaaggtctagcgacgcttttcaatcgcactgctggcctcagagtgattgacaggaagtgggtgtttctgggaggtaactgaccgttttcggggagtgtgtgtaaaaacgcaggcgtatcagatccaaacgcgggcgtgcctggggaaacgcaggcgtggctggccgaacgcagggcgtgtttgtgacatcaaaacaggaactaaactgtctgaagtgttcgcaagctaggagtaagtctcgagctactctgaaactacacaatctttttttgtagttgtgctgcgatcctttcgttcgcacttctgctaagctaagatacactcccagagggcggcagctaagcatttgcacggctgctaaaagcagctagcgagtgtacaactcggaatgagggccattgtcctgtGTAATATATCAAACAGCACTATATAACAAAATATAGTATTCTCCACTATCGAGAGTATTACGTGTGTTCCCGGCGAGGTGTTATAGCTAGAGGCAAGAGGGAGGTGTCATCAGACTCTGGAGGGCTAtatttattataagggcacggtcgtgcccttatattaaggctgaatcgaacaaacggaattctcccatagcgaacttctgagatgggggcatggtgtttgaggggctacacctcaaaagtgattggacatacttgtcacaactgagggttttggctgacaacaggaagcctcagttgtaggggctgaaatgaaattaaacttgggaggtttaatcagacccctggacatgtaagtgtgaaaggattacccgaaggcgtgaccatgacaaccaggttaaaagtcaataaaaggtttattaacagactccgtgtataatAACAGCATTCACAGTTGGAAATAAgccgtggcagataatacagttcctggatcactttaaccgtgagaggtatcacagagcactggtaggttgaagaacagttgttaaagtcctttgatggaataaccttaccaggcctggctgtagtagtggagatagccgaggaacatgccagtaggtgtattagatgaagctggtaacttgaatgaaCTGTTGTAgtcactggatggaaccagccaggtggtagagacacggagtagatgctgaatggaatcagccaggtgatgaagacacggagtgaatactgtaagatgctagggagcgtggaaacagaagtgttgaaaagtggttaccggaggttagtggatactgctggtaagtagggatccgcttgatcgacaccggcactttaaggaagctggaatctgctgaaagctgactgctggaagcagatgggttaatagctggaagctggaacagccacggaggactgcagagtctggctgcaccgcaggatggaaggcaggtgcgggtctcttagtggatgctggagacaggagctggaacctgtagaaacaaccacaggagagagagagactggaacaaagtttgacaaacaaagcactgacgatttcctggcccatgcacaggatacttatacctgcagcaaggcaggcattggctgggcaattatgcagatttccagaggcagcggattggtggaactgaggcatgtgattggatccaacatggctgcgcccatgctagtACCTGGAGGGAAAGCTGGCCTGGAAAACTATATGGAAacatagcagtaatggcggcgccggccacagaggacaggagacgccagattgacaactgtacactgagacacgtggacgacagcggaggccgcggcagacatgaagcaccactctgacaacctgcaaactataacacaggagcggcggcggaggccgtggaggacgggagacgccatgcaggattcaaacatggcgcagctgtgacagcgtctcagagtgacaggagggatatgcagagtgtagacacagatgagatccggacttggaacgctgagccagcctcaggagacatctaaaaggcaagtaat
Encoded proteins:
- the LOC134934105 gene encoding olfactory receptor 10A3-like, which produces MILENYTAVHEFLLLGFPQIKGYNAIVLFLMILIIYILTLMINSMIIVLVSTRQQLHSPMYFFLQQLSCSEIVVLTIIIPNMLRVIWLEGATISIIGCITQTYIYCVTGCTECHLLAVMSYDRYLAICHPLHYTTIMNIKLQQFLVIYCWAFGFLLTQITLNFLCQLEFCGSNVIDHFFCDAVPFIELTCSYAHALQLTFFILAIPIIVIPFILIFISYICVFITILGISSTTGRKKTFSTCSSHLSVVTVFYGTLITIYLVPASGRSLTVNKFISLLYIVLTPLFNPFIYSLRSKEIRAIIVNLLKNKDYNNNST